GAGTGGACAGGTCACTTTCTGTGTTCAAGATCCTTGTCAGTGTGTTTTTGACGTTTTCGGTAGTATCTGCTGTTTTCATCTTTTTGGCATCGAGAAATCCGTTCATTTACCTGACATTTGCCGGTGTTGCCGGTGCTTTCCTTTCCATATGGAGCTACTTCAGAGTGAAAAGAGTGCTCCAGGATCTGGTTAACGAATTCGTCATCACTTCCTCTCAGAAGAGGAAGTTGATGGAGAAAAGAAATCAGGTGTTGAAACAATTGAAGGAAGTAACAGGTGTTGAAGATCCCAATGAGCTGGAAGATGCGCTGAAAAAGCGGATGAATTCGAGGATGTTCGAGATCGCTCCTTTTCTCACAAAATATGGGAGTGATCCAGGAAAAGCCCTTGAAAACGTGGAAAATCAGATAAGAGAGCTTCTCATAATGAAAGACTCCCTTACTTCTTCCCTCGCCGAAAAAAGAAGAAATCTGGAGGAACTCATAGAGTACTTAAAGAAGCAGGAAGACGAGTTCGAGAGAGTGTTGAACGAGATCGGTGTGGAAGGTGTTGAAGAGCTTTTGAAACAACTGAAGATGAGAGAGTTACTTCTGGAACTGAAAGATGAGAAGAAAGATCTTCAAAACACGCTGAAGAAACTCGTCGAACAAAGAGAGAACGTTGAATCGATGGAATCGAATCAAAGGATGAGAAAACTCGAAGAAAAGGTGAACAATATCCAGAAAGAGTTAGAAGCTCTGGAAATTCCCTTTCTTGAAGAACCGTACGATCTGACGGAGCAGCTCATAAGAAAGCAACTGGAACTCGATTTGATAGAAAAGGCAATCGAAAATATACCTGCCTTCAAGGGCAGGCTCAGAGAAAAGTACGATGAGTTTGTGATGAGCTACACGAAGGAGTTTTCAACAGAGCTGAGTAGAGTCTACAGAGAATTTTTCGGTGAGTCAATGATCTTCAGCGTTTCTCCTCAGCTGACAGTTGCGATCAACGTCCCACAGGAAAAGCCTGTGGTAAAAGTCCTGAACACATCTGCTCTGAAGATTCTGGCGTTTCATGTGAAGGATTTTGTGGCACGTGTTTTGAAAATGGATCTTCCTCTTGTGATAGATAACACCTTTGTCGATCTGGACGACAACAAAATAGAACTTCTCTGGACGAGACTGAAGGAGATAGCTGAAACAAGACAGGTGATATTGTTCACGAGTGATCGAAGACTTCTCAGGGAGAAGCCCGTCTTCAGCCTCTAACTGCAGATCATCCTCCCTTGGCAGCGATCACATTCCAGCTGAACGGTTACATGGGTGACACCGTGCTCTCTCAATCGTGCTTCGATTTCATCGATAATCCTTTGGGCATCTTTCAATTCCATGTTTTCCACCACTTCCACATGACATTCAAAGTGAATTTCCTTTTCTCCGACTCTCCAGGCATGAAAATGGTGCGCATTCTTCACACCTTCTATTTCTTCTATCTCCCTTTTTATGCTCTCAAAGCTCAGATTCGGGGATGCTTCCATCAAGACCTCCAGAGATTCTCTCAGTAACTCGTACGCTTCTTTGAGCATGTACACCGTGATGCCGGCAGCGATCACAGGATCCAGCCAGTACATCTCCCAGGCCTTCATCAGCACGGCGCCGGCGACAACGAGGATGGAGGACAACGTATCCGCTATGAGATGGAGGTAGGCGGATCGAATGTTCATGCTTTCTCTACTGTGTTCATGGAGGAGAAAAACCGAAAAGAGGTTGGCAGCAAGCCCCACCAGTGAAACGTAGAGAAGAACCGTCGCGTGAACCACGGTAGGGTGCAGCAATCTTCTCACCGACTCCACAACTATCAGTATCGATATTATCACCACGGATATGGAATTCAGAAAGGCCACAATTATTTCGCTTCTCCTGTAACCGAACGTGTACTTCTCGTTTTTCGACCTTTCACCGATCTTTATGGCTATGAAGCTCGCAAGAAGGCTCATAGTGTCGGAGAAGTTGTGGAGGGAGTCCCCCAGAAGGGCAAGACTCCCGGACATAAGTCCTCCTATCACTTCGGCGATGGTGATGAGAGAGTTCAGCCACACGGAAAAGAGGAGTTTCTTTTTCAAACAGAACCCCTCCTCACGCGTACGCTGTAAGATCCAGCAGTCCGTGACCACTCAGTGTGAATACTATCACTCGTTCTTTTCCTTCATCTTTCGCTTTTTTTGCTTCTCTTATCGCCCCTGCTATGGCGTGAGCAGATTCTGGAGCGGGAATTATCCCCTCCAGTCTTGCAAAGAGTTTCGCTGCTTCGAACGCTTCCTTCTGATCGAAAGCTCTGGCTTCCACCAGTCCTTCCTTCACAAGCCTTGCTATTATGGGTGCGGATCCATGATATCTGAGACCACCTGCGTGTATTTTCGGAGGGATGAAGTCCTTTCCAAGTGTGTACATCTTGAGCAAGGGAGTAAGTCCTGCCGTATCGCCGAAATCGTAATCGTACTTTCCCTTGGTCAAGGAGGGGCAGGCAACTGGTTCACAGGCAACGAATCTGATATCCCTTCCCGAAAGTTTTTCTGGTATGAAGGGAAGAATCGTTCCACCGAAGTTGGATCCTCCTCCATGACATCCCAGAATCACATCGGGCTTTTCTCCGAGGAGTTCAAGTTGCTTTTTTATCTCCAGTCCTATCACTGTTTGATGAAGTAGAACATGGTTCAGAACACTTCCGAGTGAATACTTCGTATCCGGGTTCGACACGGTCACTTCAAGCGCTTCACTGATAGCGATGCCCAGACTTCCAGGGTTTTCAGGGTTTTCTTTCAAAAGTCTTCTTCCAAAGTTGGTCTCTTCACTGGGACTTGGTGTTACTTTCCCTCCGAACAGATTCATCATGTACTTCCTCATGGGCTTTTGATGATAACTCACCTTGACCATGAAGACCTTCACTTCCAGTCCGAACTTGGCTCCAGCGTACGAGAGAGCGCTACCCCATTGTCCCGCCCCTGTCTCTGTGACCAATCTTTTCACACCTTCTATTTTGTTGTAATAGGCCTGTGCAATGGCCGTGTTGGGTTTGTGACTACCGGTGGGACTCACACCTTCGTGCTTGTAGTAAATCCTTGCAGGTGTTTGAAGGTACTCTTCCAGAAAAGTGGCCCTGATCAATGGTGTGGGTCTGTAGACCGCGTACTCTTTCAGAACGGCTTCTGGGATTTCAATGAAACGTTTGTCAGACATCTCCTGTTCGATCAAACTCATTGGAAATATCACGGAGAGCTTTTCCGGTGAAACTGGTCCCCTTGTTTCTGGATCCAGAGGTGGATCCAGTTTGAACGGCAGGTCTGCGAGCACATTGTACCAGTGCCTCGGTATTTCACTCGGTTTCAAGTTCACAACAACTCTCATATTCTCCCTCCTTCGATGATATAATCTCCTTTGAGGTGAAAAGAGTGATCAGAGCACACACTGTTCTCGAGAAAGTGAAGAAAGCCATCGTTGAGGCCAACGTGAAGATAAACGAAGAGGTCAGAGAGATCCTCGAGAAGTACGAAGGTCCCTTTTCTGATATAATAAAGGAAAACTACCGCATTTCCAAAGAAGAAAACCTTCCACTCTGTCAGGACACAGGAATGGTGGAGTTCTTTGTTTTACTGGGACACGAGATCAGGTTGGAAGAACCCATCGAACGAACGCTGAACAGAGCGGTCGAAGAGGTCTATACAGAGTACCCTTTCAGATGTTCTGTTGTTTCCGATCCCCTGTTCGATAGGATCAACACAGAGACCAACACTCCCACCGTTGTTCATCTCTTTCAGGTGGAGGGAAAGAGGCTTGAGATCAGATTCCTCGTGAAGGGTGGGGGCAGCGAAAATCTCACGATGTTGCGAATGCTGACCCCAACCTCTGGTTTGGAAAGGATAAAAGAGATTGTGGAGGAACACATCAGAGAAAACGGTGCGAAAGCCTGTCCACCCCTCCACGTTGGAGTTGGAATAGGTGGTTCGGCGGACAAGGCGGTCCTTCTTTCAAAACTTGCTCTCACCAGAAGTTTCGGGGAAAGAAACGAAGATCCAAGGTACGCTGAGCTCGAAAGAGAACTCGAAAACGAACTGAACCTCCTTGGAATAGGATTCCAGGGATTGGGAAAGGGAATAACCGTCTATTCTGTTCATGTAGAACATTTTCCAACCCACATCGCTACCTTGCCCGTTGCCGTCTCGGTGGACTGTTACCTTTGCAGAAAGGGGAAAGTGGTCGTTGAAGGTTGAAGAACTGAAAGCCGGCCAGGAAATACGCTACTCTGGGAAACTCATCGTCATGAGAGATCAGGCCCAGAAGAGACTGAAGGAACTCCTGGAGAAGAGAAAGAAACTGCCTGTGAACCTTGAAGGGCAGATAGTGTTCTACGCGGGACCTGCCAGGACCCCTCAGGGAAAGCCCATGGGTGCCATAGGTCCTACCACGAGCGCCAGAATGGACGACTACCTGGAGATACTTTTTGAACTTGGGGTCATTGCAACGGTGGGAAAGGGAAAAAGATCAAGGAAAGCGAACGAAGCCTGTAAGAAGTGGAAAAGGGTCTACTTTGTAACACCCAGTGGAACGGCCGCGGCCCTTTCGAAGAGAGTGAAAAATGCCAGAGTGCTTGCGTTCGAAGATCTCGGACCCGAAGCTGTTTATGAAATAGAAGTGGAAGGGTTTCCCCTCGTTGTGGCAATAGACAGTGAAGGCAACTCGATCTTCAAGGAGTGAGAAGATGAATCCTCTGGAGATACACAGGATTTTGAGGGGAAAGATAAGGATCTCTCTTCCCGTTGAAAAAACAGATAAGGAAATCCTTTCTCTTCTCTACACCCCAGGAGTTGCTGAAGTTGCAAGAGCCTGTACTGAAAATCCAGAGAACACCTACGTCTACACCTCCAGATGGAACACGGTTGCAGTCGTTTCGGATGGAAGCGCTGTTCTTGGGCTCGGAAACATAGGTCCTTACGGGGCTCTTCCTGTGATGGAGGGCAAGGCGTTTCTTTTCAAAGCCTTTGCGAATCTGGATGCCTTTCCCATTTGTCTTTCCGAAACCAGTGAAGGAAAGATCATCGAAATTGTGAAGAGTCTCGAGCCGAGTTTTGGAGGAATAAACCTCGAAGACATAGCTGCACCGAAGTGTTTCAAAATCCTGGAGCGTCTCTCCGAGGAGATGGACATCCCCGTTTTCCACGACGATCAGCAAGGAACGGCTGTTGTTGTGTCTGCGGCCTTTCTCAACGCGCTGAAGCTCGTGGGAAAAAGGGCAGAAGAAGTGAAGGTAGTCGTGAGCGGGATCGGGGCCGCGGGATACAACATCGTCAGGTTCCTTCTGGATCTTGGTGTGAGAAACATTGTGGCAGTTGACAGAAATGGCATCCTGAACGAAGAAAATCCGGAGACTTGCCTGAATGAGTACCACCTGGAGATCGCACGTCTTACAAATCCCGAGGGGCTGTCCGGTGATCTGGAAGTGGCCCTGGCAGGGGCGGACTTTTTCATAGGTGTCTCGAGGGGAAATATCGTGAAACCGGAGTGGATAAAGAAGATGAACAAAAAACCCGTTGTTTTCGCCCTTGCAAATCCTATTCCTGAAATAAACCCGCTCCTTGCAAAGGAAGCAGGTGCCTTCATTGTCGCAACGGGAAGATCAGACCATCCGAACCAGGTGAACAATCTTCTTGCCTTTCCCGGGATCATGAAGGGAGCGATGGAGAGGAGGTCGAGAATCACGAAAAACATGCTCTTCTCTGCAGTTGAAGCGATTGCAAACTCGTGCGAACCGCATCCAGACAGGATCATTCCAGAGGCGTTCGATGAAAGGGTGCATCAGAACGTTTATCACGCCGTTAAAAACTCATCGTGAGCGTTTCCCCTGCCATCCCAAGATTGCGTAATCCGAGTTGAACGTTCTGAAGGCAAGCCACATCATCGCGAGAGAGAACCCTATCAGGTACACGAGTCCCCATACGATCAATCCGTAGTCCCCGTACAGCACCATCTTCGGTGCCATAATGGGATGGGAAAAGGGAATGGTGAAGATGATCACCTTCAGAACACCCGGAAGGTTAGAGAAATCTTTGATCATGTTCGCTATCATGGGAACAAGGGCAAGAATCGAAATGGGAAAAGTAAAGAACTGACTGCTCCTGTAGTCTTTTGCCATGATTCCAAAGAACATGCACAGTGAAAGCCCGGCCAGTATGGCAAGAAGCAGGCTCAAACCAATCAGAGCAAAATCGATGATGCTGAAGCTTACCACAGTCCTCTGAATCCCCTGTGAGAAGGAGTTCAGATAGCTGTAGAAACCGATCATGTATATTCCTGCAAGAATCAATCCCACAATGGCACTACCGACGATTTTGGCGAGAACGATATACTCTCTTCTTATGGGCATGGTGAGGAGTGTTTCGAGCGTTTTGTTTTCTTTTTCCAGAGCGAGCGAAGAGATGAGGGATGAACCGGACATGATGATGAGTATCATGATCAGGAGTGGAATCGTGATGTTCTGAGAATAAAAGATGTTCACGATCGAGTCTGGAGAGCGATTCTCAAAGAACATGTTTCTCAAGTACGTATGCTGAACGACGGTGAACGGGCTAATCAGGAATCGTGTTTTTTTCTCATCCCTCAAAAGGAACGCTGAGATCCTGGTTTTCAGATTCTCAAGGAGTGAGTAAACCGCCGCAGTTGGGATCGTATCGGAAAGACCGGTCCCTCTCAAATACCACAGTACCTCTATTCGTGTTTGTTTGAAACTTTCCAGATCACTTGAAAATCCTTCCGGTATCAAGAAAATCGCCGAAGCTTTCTTTTCTTCGAGAGTCTTTTTCGCCTCATCCAGATCGTCTCCAGCGTAAACGATCTCTGCTGCTCTGCTCAGTTCCTGAACCACAAATTTTGCAAGCTCACCCCTGTCATGTTCTACAATTGCTATCTTAGGTTTTTTGGTCACTTCCTTGATCGTACCTTCGAACACGTTACCCAGCGAGCCGTAAAGAACTGAAACGATCACAACGAAAACGATGGTCCCCACACTGAGAAGTTCTTTTATTTCTTTCTTTAAGAGTCTACCAAACACCTGACCACCTCCTCGAAGACCTCTTCCACATTCTGTGCTTTGTACCTTTCCTTGAGTTCTTCAACAGTTCCCGTCTCCACGATCTTTCCGTTGTGGATCAACGCTATTCGATCGCAGAGAAACTCTACCTCAAGCATGTTGTGTGAAGAAAGAAGGATGGTAAGTCCTTCTTGAACCGCCAGTTTCAAGATCTTTCTAACTTCTCTCGCGTTCAGCACGTCGAGTCCAGAGGTGGGCTCATCCAGTATGGCTAGACGTGGATTCACCATCAACGCTCTTGCTATGAGGAGTTTCCTGACCATTCCTTTGCTGTAGGTGGAGATCTTATCTTTCACCCTGTCTTCTAATCCTGAGATCTCAACCGCTTTCTCGATCATAGCGTTCATCTCTCTAGAGTTTTTCGCGTAAAAGCCTGCTACGAACCTCAAGTATTCAATTCCTCTCATATTCTTGTAGGCACCTGCTTCTTCGGGAAGGTAACTGATCAACTTTCTGACTTCATGGGGCTCTTTGATCACGTCTTTTCCAAAGATAGAGACTCTTCCCGAGGTGGGTTTTATGAGGGTGGAGAGGATCCTGAGGGTGGTGGTCTTTCCAGCTCCGTTCGGTCCTATGAGTCCGAAGATCTCTCTTTCTTCGATCTCAAAGGAAATACCTTTCAGAATTTCTTTTTTGCCTATGTTTCTTCTGAGATCTTTTACGACAACTACCCCCATGAAACGAATCCCCCTCTATTTCGATATTATCAAACCTCTGTTGTTTACCTTTAACCTCAGTACATCCCTCAGGTAGGGTATACCTTCGACATCTTTCACATCCGTACAGATGGAGGGACCGGATCCACTCACGAACCAGTAACTCGGTTTTTTCGAAACAACTGCCCTCACGAACTCTTTCATCTCTTCGTACTGGTTTATCCTGTACGACTGGTGAAGGCGATCTTCCACGTACTTGAAGGCATCGTCCAGTTTACCGGAGGCGATCTTCGCTAGGAATTGGCAGGAATTTTTGATGTTGAAGACAGCATCTTCGAATGAAACCTCTTTAGGAAGAACTCTCCTCATGTTGTTTGTACAGAGTGAAAAATTGGGTACAAGGAAGGTGAGTTCAAAGTCCAACTCGAACCTTTCGAAATCGAAGACGTCTCCATCCTGATAGCAGACAACGAGTCCTCCCACGAAAGCTGGTACAACGTTGTCTGGGTGTCCTTCGAGCTCTACGGCGAGTTTCATGAGATCCCGCTGCGAGAGGTTCGCTTTCGTTCCCACGTTTGCTATGTAAAGTGCGGAGACGATCACGGCAGCACTGGAACCAAGACCACTGGAAACCGGTATGTTGCAAACCTGCCTTATTTTGACAGGGGGCACTCTGTAACCCGTTTTCTTCTCAAAAAACTCGAAGACTTCAAAGAACAAATCGTAGCTTTCGAGATCCGGGGCGTACTTTCCAGTGCTTTCGATAAAAGTTTTGTCGGTGTCAAAAGAAAAAAATACCTCGTTGAAAAGATCAAGAGCGAGACCAAAGACATCGAATCCTGCTCCCAGATTCGTTGTTGTGGCAGGAACCATTATTTTCATAGATCCAGTACCTCCAGGATCTCATCTATCTTCCCTTCTATTGTCCTTGGAGGCTCCAGCTGTGAGATAACAACGTTCGGATCTTTGAGCCCATTTCCGGTAAGGGTACACACCACAGTTTCTCCACCTTTGAAGAGACCCTGTTCGTGCTTCTTCAGAAGCCCTGCTATCGACGCGGCAGATGCGGGTTCACAGAAGATACCTTCCTTTTGAGCCAGAAGTCTCTGTGCCTTCAGTATTTCATCGTCGCTCACCATGCCGATATCTCCACCTGATTCATCGCGAGCCTGAACTGCCTTTTCCCAGTTGGCGGGATTTCCTATCCTTATGGCGGTGGCGATCGTCTCCGGGTTTTCAATAGGATGCCCCCGGACTATTGGAGCTGCTCCTTCTGCCTGGAATCCCATCATCTTCGGAAGTTTCGAGGAGAGGCCGTGTTGATAGTACTCCTTGTAACCCATCCAGTAAGCGGAGATGTTTCCCGCGTTCCCCACGGGAATGAAATGATAGTCTGGTGCGTCGCCGAGATCATCAACGATCTCGAAAGCAGCCGTCTTCTGTCCTTCGAGTCTGTAAGGGTTGATACTGTTCACAAGTGTGATGGGGTACTTGGAGGTAACCTCCTTCACCAGCTCCAGACACTTGTCGAAGTTGCCTTTCACCTGCAGTACGACGGCACCGTATATCATTGCCTGGGCAAGTTTTCCTAAGGCGATCTTTCCCTCCGGTATCAGAACGATCGCCTTTATCCCTGTTCTTGCGGCGTAGGCGGCAGCTGAAGCAGAGGTGTTGCCCGTTGAAGCACACATGATAGCTTTAGCTCCTTCTTCCAGAGCTTTGGCCACCGCAACGACCATTCCTCTGTCTTTGAAAGATCCCGTTGGATTCGCTCCTTCATACTTCACGTAGACTTTTATTCCGAGTTCCCTGCTCATGTTCACAAGGGGAATGAGAGGAGTGTTCCCCTCGTTCAGTGAGATCATAGGGGTTTTATCAGTCACCGGGAGGAATTTCTTGTACTTTTCGAGCACACCCAATTCTCTCACTCCCTGTCCAGTTCGAATCTGCTGTGGATCGCCTTGACGGCGTCTTCCACGTACCTGCCATCTATGATCACAGAGATCCTGCTGCTTGAAGCACTGATCATATCGATGTTGATGCCCTCGTTGGCGAGTGTTTCGAAAAGAGTAGCGGAGATCTCCGGTGAAGAAGTGAGATTCACACCAACGATGGAAACCTTTGCCAGTTCCTTTTCGATTATAACGTCTTTGGCCTCACTTCTGGTTCTCAAAAGATCGAGATCGAGTTTCTCAAGCTGGGATTCTGGTACGATGAACGCTACCGTGTTGTACTCTCCACTCTTCATTCCCTGTATGATCATGTCTATGTTCACGTCCATCTGAGAGAGAGTCCTCATGATCCTTGCGGCGACCCCTGGTTTGTCGGGAACGTCCTTCAGTACCACCTTCGCCATATCGGCCTCGAACGTGACGGCTCTAACGATCGGGTTTTCCATCTTTGTCCCCTCCCATATGAGAGTGCCCTTCGTTTCCCTGTAGGCGTTCTTTATCAGCACCTTGACTCCGTACTTCCTCGCGAACTCTGCTGCTCTTGCCTGTAGAACCTGTGCTCCATGCCTGGAAAGTTCTATCATCTCTTCCCAGGACAACTCTTTGATAACACGAGCATTCTTCACGATCTTGGGGTCTGCTGTGTAGACCCCATCCACGTCTTTGTAAAGTTCGCACAGATCTGCACCCAGAGAGTACGCAAGTGCGATCGCCGTGAGATCCGATCCACCCCTTCCGAGGGTGGTTATGTCTCCTGTCTCCGTTATACCCTGAAACCCCGCGATGACCGGTATGAAACCCTGTTTCAGATACCTCGAGATGATGTCCGTGTTGATGTCTATTATTCTCGCAGAGCCATACCTTTTGTCAGTGATGATCTTCAATTGATTTCCGGTGAACGATATCGCTTTGTAACCTCTTTTTCTGAGGGCGATACTCATCAGGGCAGCGCTCTGAATCTCTCCCGTTGACAGGAGAAGATCGAGCTCCCTCGGATCGGGATTTTCATCTATTGTCTTTGCAAGGTCTACCAAACGATCCGTGGTATCACCCATTGCAGATAGCACCACGACAGGCTTCACACCGCTCTTTTTTCTTTTGATGACCTTCTCCGCAACCTTCTCCAGCCTTTCCACGCCGGAGATGGCTGCACCACCGAACTTCATTACCACAACCGAGAATTTCTCCGCACCACCGAACACCTTGTACTTTGCCACTCTGAACAGATCTGCTATCACGGCACTGGCCGTGGGATATCCTCCGGCACCCCTTCCCTTCAGAAGAAAGTCACCAGCCAGGTCCGTTGAAACCTCTATAGCGTTGTCTACACCATCGACGTTGAAGAAGGGATCCTCAGGTGTTACCTCCCTCAAGCGTACCTCGTACCTGTTC
This region of Thermotoga sp. genomic DNA includes:
- a CDS encoding ABC transporter permease → MFGRLLKKEIKELLSVGTIVFVVIVSVLYGSLGNVFEGTIKEVTKKPKIAIVEHDRGELAKFVVQELSRAAEIVYAGDDLDEAKKTLEEKKASAIFLIPEGFSSDLESFKQTRIEVLWYLRGTGLSDTIPTAAVYSLLENLKTRISAFLLRDEKKTRFLISPFTVVQHTYLRNMFFENRSPDSIVNIFYSQNITIPLLIMILIIMSGSSLISSLALEKENKTLETLLTMPIRREYIVLAKIVGSAIVGLILAGIYMIGFYSYLNSFSQGIQRTVVSFSIIDFALIGLSLLLAILAGLSLCMFFGIMAKDYRSSQFFTFPISILALVPMIANMIKDFSNLPGVLKVIIFTIPFSHPIMAPKMVLYGDYGLIVWGLVYLIGFSLAMMWLAFRTFNSDYAILGWQGKRSR
- a CDS encoding AAA family ATPase; protein product: MKIKRIHIEGFGKFENLSLSFKDGLNIVFGGNAAGKTTLANFIRYCLTGDLPELEDYRPWYSKRFGGRLETDEGTIGFGLGTIDPETFLFTSFLPEHVDSTLEGSRKVSSLVLESYKKLPRAREMERVMNESFSGLMEKERVLKNEIAKLEAAVEEWKEKRKTVLLLMERKKKLEEELLEKKRLLDEERRRLEEEKRQQLQSIDSRLEEIGKRLSDVETKLREIESQAVSSKENLEQAYELFQKLNYLRERRNQLGREIEELEKRYDETRKKIEDILKDFSCKGFEELRLKLENLRLQMNLVENEHRVKMNEISDRLKRPLEEIERQVSAVNERLEKTGDRMKRVDRSLSVFKILVSVFLTFSVVSAVFIFLASRNPFIYLTFAGVAGAFLSIWSYFRVKRVLQDLVNEFVITSSQKRKLMEKRNQVLKQLKEVTGVEDPNELEDALKKRMNSRMFEIAPFLTKYGSDPGKALENVENQIRELLIMKDSLTSSLAEKRRNLEELIEYLKKQEDEFERVLNEIGVEGVEELLKQLKMRELLLELKDEKKDLQNTLKKLVEQRENVESMESNQRMRKLEEKVNNIQKELEALEIPFLEEPYDLTEQLIRKQLELDLIEKAIENIPAFKGRLREKYDEFVMSYTKEFSTELSRVYREFFGESMIFSVSPQLTVAINVPQEKPVVKVLNTSALKILAFHVKDFVARVLKMDLPLVIDNTFVDLDDNKIELLWTRLKEIAETRQVILFTSDRRLLREKPVFSL
- a CDS encoding TrpB-like pyridoxal phosphate-dependent enzyme gives rise to the protein MRVVVNLKPSEIPRHWYNVLADLPFKLDPPLDPETRGPVSPEKLSVIFPMSLIEQEMSDKRFIEIPEAVLKEYAVYRPTPLIRATFLEEYLQTPARIYYKHEGVSPTGSHKPNTAIAQAYYNKIEGVKRLVTETGAGQWGSALSYAGAKFGLEVKVFMVKVSYHQKPMRKYMMNLFGGKVTPSPSEETNFGRRLLKENPENPGSLGIAISEALEVTVSNPDTKYSLGSVLNHVLLHQTVIGLEIKKQLELLGEKPDVILGCHGGGSNFGGTILPFIPEKLSGRDIRFVACEPVACPSLTKGKYDYDFGDTAGLTPLLKMYTLGKDFIPPKIHAGGLRYHGSAPIIARLVKEGLVEARAFDQKEAFEAAKLFARLEGIIPAPESAHAIAGAIREAKKAKDEGKERVIVFTLSGHGLLDLTAYA
- the thrC gene encoding threonine synthase, with translation MGVLEKYKKFLPVTDKTPMISLNEGNTPLIPLVNMSRELGIKVYVKYEGANPTGSFKDRGMVVAVAKALEEGAKAIMCASTGNTSASAAAYAARTGIKAIVLIPEGKIALGKLAQAMIYGAVVLQVKGNFDKCLELVKEVTSKYPITLVNSINPYRLEGQKTAAFEIVDDLGDAPDYHFIPVGNAGNISAYWMGYKEYYQHGLSSKLPKMMGFQAEGAAPIVRGHPIENPETIATAIRIGNPANWEKAVQARDESGGDIGMVSDDEILKAQRLLAQKEGIFCEPASAASIAGLLKKHEQGLFKGGETVVCTLTGNGLKDPNVVISQLEPPRTIEGKIDEILEVLDL
- a CDS encoding ABC transporter ATP-binding protein, with protein sequence MGVVVVKDLRRNIGKKEILKGISFEIEEREIFGLIGPNGAGKTTTLRILSTLIKPTSGRVSIFGKDVIKEPHEVRKLISYLPEEAGAYKNMRGIEYLRFVAGFYAKNSREMNAMIEKAVEISGLEDRVKDKISTYSKGMVRKLLIARALMVNPRLAILDEPTSGLDVLNAREVRKILKLAVQEGLTILLSSHNMLEVEFLCDRIALIHNGKIVETGTVEELKERYKAQNVEEVFEEVVRCLVDS
- a CDS encoding FumA C-terminus/TtdB family hydratase beta subunit translates to MKVEELKAGQEIRYSGKLIVMRDQAQKRLKELLEKRKKLPVNLEGQIVFYAGPARTPQGKPMGAIGPTTSARMDDYLEILFELGVIATVGKGKRSRKANEACKKWKRVYFVTPSGTAAALSKRVKNARVLAFEDLGPEAVYEIEVEGFPLVVAIDSEGNSIFKE
- a CDS encoding fumarate hydratase; amino-acid sequence: MIRAHTVLEKVKKAIVEANVKINEEVREILEKYEGPFSDIIKENYRISKEENLPLCQDTGMVEFFVLLGHEIRLEEPIERTLNRAVEEVYTEYPFRCSVVSDPLFDRINTETNTPTVVHLFQVEGKRLEIRFLVKGGGSENLTMLRMLTPTSGLERIKEIVEEHIRENGAKACPPLHVGVGIGGSADKAVLLSKLALTRSFGERNEDPRYAELERELENELNLLGIGFQGLGKGITVYSVHVEHFPTHIATLPVAVSVDCYLCRKGKVVVEG
- a CDS encoding NADP-dependent malic enzyme, whose translation is MNPLEIHRILRGKIRISLPVEKTDKEILSLLYTPGVAEVARACTENPENTYVYTSRWNTVAVVSDGSAVLGLGNIGPYGALPVMEGKAFLFKAFANLDAFPICLSETSEGKIIEIVKSLEPSFGGINLEDIAAPKCFKILERLSEEMDIPVFHDDQQGTAVVVSAAFLNALKLVGKRAEEVKVVVSGIGAAGYNIVRFLLDLGVRNIVAVDRNGILNEENPETCLNEYHLEIARLTNPEGLSGDLEVALAGADFFIGVSRGNIVKPEWIKKMNKKPVVFALANPIPEINPLLAKEAGAFIVATGRSDHPNQVNNLLAFPGIMKGAMERRSRITKNMLFSAVEAIANSCEPHPDRIIPEAFDERVHQNVYHAVKNSS
- a CDS encoding cation diffusion facilitator family transporter, which translates into the protein MKKKLLFSVWLNSLITIAEVIGGLMSGSLALLGDSLHNFSDTMSLLASFIAIKIGERSKNEKYTFGYRRSEIIVAFLNSISVVIISILIVVESVRRLLHPTVVHATVLLYVSLVGLAANLFSVFLLHEHSRESMNIRSAYLHLIADTLSSILVVAGAVLMKAWEMYWLDPVIAAGITVYMLKEAYELLRESLEVLMEASPNLSFESIKREIEEIEGVKNAHHFHAWRVGEKEIHFECHVEVVENMELKDAQRIIDEIEARLREHGVTHVTVQLECDRCQGRMICS
- the thrB gene encoding homoserine kinase, translating into MKIMVPATTTNLGAGFDVFGLALDLFNEVFFSFDTDKTFIESTGKYAPDLESYDLFFEVFEFFEKKTGYRVPPVKIRQVCNIPVSSGLGSSAAVIVSALYIANVGTKANLSQRDLMKLAVELEGHPDNVVPAFVGGLVVCYQDGDVFDFERFELDFELTFLVPNFSLCTNNMRRVLPKEVSFEDAVFNIKNSCQFLAKIASGKLDDAFKYVEDRLHQSYRINQYEEMKEFVRAVVSKKPSYWFVSGSGPSICTDVKDVEGIPYLRDVLRLKVNNRGLIISK